In the Salmo trutta chromosome 33, fSalTru1.1, whole genome shotgun sequence genome, one interval contains:
- the dynlt1a gene encoding dynein light chain Tctex-type 1, protein MDEFQLSEETAFVVDDITTIIKDTVETTIGSSAYQQNRINQWTSSVVETSLNQLSKLGKPFKYIVTCIILQKNGAGLHTASSCFWDNTMDRSCTVRWENKTTYCIVCVFGLAV, encoded by the exons ATGGACGAATTTCAATTATCTGAAGAG ACTGCATTTGTCGTTGATGATATAACTACAATCATAAAAGAT ACTGTGGAGACAACTATTGGAAGCAGTGCCTATCAACAAAATCGAATAAACCAATGGACATCCAGTGTGGTGGAAACAAGTCTGAATCAACTGTCCAAACTAGGAAAACCCTTTAAATACATAG TGACTTGCATCATACTGCAGAAAAATGGAGCAGGCCTGCACACTGCCAGCTCTTGCTTCTGGGACAACACTATGGACA GAAGCTGTACGGTGAGATGGGAGAACAAAACCACATACTGTATAGTCTGTGTCTTTGGGTTGGCTGTCTGA